One genomic region from Hoeflea algicola encodes:
- a CDS encoding DUF2163 domain-containing protein, whose amino-acid sequence MATALATEVGNQVDSGSIKVLPLVKIVLPGKGETPDKTVGYHTGGRPFTYSGQEYLPNRFLNDDGLVAALGNQITETTLVFSDVPTDNADDGIAAIENYQYINAAVTVSYLCGDPATDEILGVLVTQFYEINDVEFEVGALDEDGQATISLNISIETLSRRYRDQTYAKRSVEDQKRHNSATDTAFAYVATSPDWPEEWGQR is encoded by the coding sequence ATGGCCACAGCACTAGCAACAGAAGTCGGAAATCAGGTCGATAGCGGCTCGATCAAGGTTCTTCCCTTGGTCAAGATCGTTCTTCCCGGCAAGGGCGAAACCCCGGACAAAACCGTTGGTTACCATACGGGTGGGCGTCCATTCACCTATTCCGGGCAAGAGTACCTACCGAACCGCTTTCTGAATGATGACGGGCTTGTTGCAGCCCTCGGGAACCAGATCACCGAAACGACACTGGTATTTTCCGATGTGCCAACCGACAACGCAGATGACGGCATCGCTGCAATTGAGAATTACCAGTACATCAATGCGGCAGTGACTGTCTCCTATCTCTGCGGCGATCCGGCGACCGATGAAATCCTTGGGGTTCTGGTCACGCAGTTCTACGAAATCAACGATGTAGAATTTGAAGTTGGCGCGCTCGATGAAGATGGCCAAGCGACGATCTCGCTGAATATCTCGATTGAAACACTCTCCCGGCGCTACCGGGATCAGACCTATGCGAAGCGGTCTGTCGAGGATCAGAAGCGGCACAACTCAGCGACAGACACGGCGTTTGCATACGTCGCCACATCGCCAGACTGGCCGGAAGAATGGGGCCAACGATGA
- a CDS encoding DUF6950 family protein yields the protein MNRAQIVSNIIKTARKEPYAYGVNDCFFLGLKVIDALQGTSHVKAFSGSYKTLRGAHRAMRKRGHGSVVTLYDEMLSEIPWGQSRIGDLAVVLLDDGEHVGVNGGQAWHSITEAGPRSWPLHLAMCAFKV from the coding sequence ATGAACCGCGCACAGATCGTTTCCAACATCATCAAGACGGCTCGGAAAGAGCCTTACGCCTATGGCGTCAATGATTGCTTTTTCCTTGGCTTGAAGGTGATCGACGCGCTGCAAGGGACCAGCCACGTCAAGGCGTTCTCGGGTTCCTACAAGACTCTCCGAGGTGCTCATAGAGCAATGCGTAAGCGCGGTCATGGTTCAGTGGTCACTCTCTATGACGAAATGCTGTCAGAGATCCCTTGGGGTCAATCCCGCATTGGCGATCTCGCGGTTGTGCTCTTGGACGATGGCGAACACGTAGGCGTTAACGGCGGGCAGGCTTGGCACTCAATCACCGAAGCAGGCCCGCGTTCATGGCCGCTTCACCTCGCCATGTGCGCATTCAAGGTCTAA
- a CDS encoding phage tail protein: MVFSLIGGAIAAAVGLGSATLFGVSAGAIIGGGLALAANLALSYLNRPKKTLSTAVQGQVQLGGDVADQVLFGTGKTKGHRIYYAKYGGGNAQNAEVFVLANGRCDGLEEYIYFYGEKHDLISVTPVDNEAARYTVDGFGSSINIRFYDGSPGQLADSELVAATSALGNPWKATSTVAGHAYVVVERTWSASLFDKGRPEFEFVLRGWCEYDPRKDSTVSGGSGSHRIDDPDTWEHSVNPAIHRLNFQLGLRGTLSGDVLVGVGKPISQIDVAMHMAAANVCDTERTIGGRTIPTYHCNLFVSAEDDHIAVLQMMEDAMAGYAVNRAGLDGVLAGAPQVPVLEITADGIRADAPRKSKNRRSGFDGINILSGQFTSIEAHYNPESLETVSSNADIAADGRKRPAGNDFLQVTDPDIAQYLLNIRYRQNRKAKQRSLPVSRKVGTRLQPGDWVTYEDTDWLITKWGFDRQFQFTLELAETGDDVYDEEGITAGPVIVAPSAPANPSLISTVSNFTVAAGLITGTNGAQTPALQFGWDDPEDPTVTAVQIQYRQNGTESPVFTATATDVAAGTLVMPGGVQSVLDYDARATISTQPDRLKSWTSWVTTVAPTQTVQLMLAEVAGDIRGTLDTMRAQIDDLHHRIELSGGDASMDTTERYLERRVITRQQGALKATVISEQQARIDGDAALAEDITAVEAMAEGANAGGLFKIEASAGAGDVLSRLTMYARASIEDAFEDAGLVIEVVGDGEDPPTLSGRVVISAAQFVVTDGTETNLPLVFEDGVLKIQNILFGDGVGGTITGATGKMVSDYVNERMTFSD; encoded by the coding sequence ATGGTATTTTCCCTAATTGGGGGCGCGATCGCTGCGGCGGTCGGCCTTGGCAGCGCTACCCTGTTTGGCGTGTCGGCGGGTGCTATCATTGGCGGCGGTCTCGCGCTCGCTGCCAATCTGGCACTGTCCTACCTCAATCGCCCAAAGAAGACGCTCAGCACGGCGGTCCAGGGTCAGGTTCAGCTTGGCGGCGATGTGGCCGATCAGGTTCTATTCGGCACAGGCAAGACCAAAGGCCACCGGATTTATTACGCCAAGTACGGCGGCGGCAATGCGCAAAACGCCGAAGTGTTCGTGCTCGCCAATGGCCGTTGCGATGGACTTGAAGAATACATCTATTTCTATGGTGAGAAGCACGATCTGATCAGCGTCACACCGGTCGACAACGAGGCGGCACGTTACACGGTTGACGGCTTCGGGTCTTCCATCAATATCCGCTTCTACGATGGATCGCCCGGCCAGCTTGCCGACAGCGAATTGGTCGCTGCAACGTCTGCGCTCGGCAATCCATGGAAAGCCACCAGCACGGTTGCTGGCCACGCTTATGTTGTGGTTGAGCGCACTTGGTCCGCAAGCCTGTTTGACAAAGGCAGACCGGAGTTTGAATTCGTGTTGCGCGGCTGGTGCGAATACGACCCGCGCAAGGACAGCACAGTTTCGGGCGGCTCGGGTTCACACCGCATCGATGACCCGGACACCTGGGAACACTCGGTCAACCCGGCGATCCATCGCCTGAACTTCCAGCTTGGGCTTCGCGGCACTCTTTCGGGTGACGTGCTGGTCGGCGTTGGCAAGCCCATCAGTCAGATTGATGTGGCAATGCACATGGCCGCAGCCAATGTGTGCGACACCGAACGCACTATCGGCGGGCGCACGATCCCCACATATCACTGCAATCTCTTTGTCTCGGCAGAAGATGACCACATTGCCGTTCTCCAGATGATGGAAGACGCAATGGCCGGCTATGCGGTCAACCGCGCTGGTCTTGATGGCGTTCTCGCTGGAGCCCCGCAAGTTCCGGTGCTGGAAATTACCGCAGACGGTATCCGGGCAGACGCACCGCGCAAGAGCAAAAACCGCAGATCCGGCTTCGACGGCATCAACATTCTGTCAGGCCAGTTCACTTCCATCGAGGCCCACTACAACCCGGAAAGTCTCGAAACGGTCAGTTCCAATGCAGACATTGCCGCTGATGGCCGCAAGCGTCCTGCCGGGAATGACTTCCTCCAGGTCACAGACCCGGACATTGCGCAATACCTGCTCAATATTCGGTATCGTCAGAACCGGAAGGCAAAGCAGCGTTCGCTGCCGGTATCGCGCAAGGTTGGAACACGGCTGCAACCCGGCGATTGGGTGACGTATGAAGACACAGACTGGCTGATCACCAAGTGGGGCTTTGATCGTCAATTCCAGTTTACGCTTGAATTGGCTGAGACCGGTGATGATGTCTATGACGAGGAAGGCATCACAGCCGGTCCGGTAATCGTCGCGCCGTCCGCTCCTGCCAACCCGTCGCTGATTTCAACAGTCTCGAACTTCACTGTTGCGGCGGGGCTGATTACAGGCACGAACGGCGCGCAGACACCGGCCTTGCAATTCGGCTGGGATGATCCGGAAGACCCGACCGTTACCGCCGTGCAAATCCAGTATAGGCAGAATGGGACAGAAAGCCCGGTCTTTACTGCGACAGCTACAGACGTGGCGGCTGGAACCCTCGTTATGCCAGGCGGGGTTCAGTCCGTGTTGGACTACGACGCGCGGGCGACGATATCCACGCAGCCTGACCGGCTCAAGTCATGGACTTCATGGGTTACGACCGTAGCGCCGACCCAGACAGTGCAGTTAATGCTTGCCGAAGTGGCGGGGGATATTCGGGGCACGCTCGACACCATGCGCGCGCAGATTGATGATCTGCACCACCGTATTGAACTTTCGGGCGGCGATGCGTCCATGGACACGACCGAGCGCTATCTGGAGCGCCGGGTGATTACCAGGCAGCAGGGCGCCCTCAAGGCAACCGTGATCAGCGAACAGCAGGCGCGGATTGATGGAGACGCGGCTCTAGCTGAGGATATCACGGCGGTTGAGGCCATGGCGGAAGGTGCCAATGCTGGCGGGCTGTTCAAGATTGAGGCGTCCGCAGGGGCGGGCGATGTGCTGTCAAGGCTGACAATGTATGCCCGCGCCTCGATTGAAGACGCATTCGAAGACGCTGGCTTGGTGATCGAAGTTGTCGGCGACGGTGAAGACCCTCCCACACTGTCAGGCAGGGTGGTTATTAGTGCCGCTCAATTTGTTGTGACGGACGGGACCGAAACCAACCTCCCGTTGGTGTTCGAGGACGGTGTCTTGAAAATTCAGAACATATTGTTTGGTGACGGCGTTGGCGGGACGATCACCGGGGCCACGGGCAAAATGGTGTCAGATTACGTCAACGAACGAATGACCTTTTCTGATTGA